Proteins found in one Asterias amurensis chromosome 13, ASM3211899v1 genomic segment:
- the LOC139946545 gene encoding dynein light chain Tctex-type 5-A-like: MASNKKSASVINMTTRQKDHATHQQTGDLARKPSTSALKHSPSDRKMSTVGVTRKMSVASSASTGRKLSTAKGRSSGALMTRKMSSCSDRHGGSQPRHPSGPSVVGFRQLLVTKRLARNLKLRTTQRLAERRGRSYITYTDRPNLKTLSSDLDAFVEPSYQLVPPQKFGEFRGTINDIFEEMIPERLDKMRYDATLCKVQAKLLAGDIQEKVKDLCIERYKLITVVNIGEIQQQAVRVCSRGIWDVEVDSFVTYRYQNPSMYCVATIFGIYYE, translated from the coding sequence ATGGCGTCTAATAAAAAGTCAGCGTCAGTGATTAACATGACTACAAGGCAGAAGGATCATGCAACACATCAACAAACAGGTGATTTGGCTCGGAAACCGTCTACTTCAGCTCTGAAACATTCACCATCGGATAGGAAGATGTCCACTGTCGGCGTAACCAGAAAGATGTCGGTTGCTTCCAGTGCTTCAACTGGTCGAAAGTTATCCACCGCAAAGGGAAGAAGTTCGGGAGCTTTGATGACTAGAAAGATGTCTAGTTGTTCTGATCGTCATGGCGGAAGTCAGCCGCGGCATCCATCTGGACCATCTGTGGTCGGGTTTAGACAACTTCTTGTGACTAAACGTCTTGCCCGTAATCTTAAGCTTCGAACCACTCAGCGCTTAGCTGAACGTCGTGGAAGAAGTTACATCACTTACACTGACCGTCCAAACCTAAAGACTCTATCGTCAGATCTGGATGCTTTTGTTGAGCCATCTTACCAATTGGTACCACCACAGAAGTTTGGTGAGTTTCGTGGAACAATTAACGACATCTTTGAAGAGATGATTCCAGAAAGACTGGATAAAATGCGCTATGACGCCACATTGTGTAAAGTACAAGCAAAGTTACTGGCTGGCGATATTCAGGAGAAAGTGAAAGATTTGTGTATCGAGCGTTATAAACTAATAACAGTGGTTAACATTGGTGAGATCCAGCAACAGGCTGTACGTGTTTGTAGTAGGGGTATCTGGGATGTAGAAGTTGACTCATTTGTAACGTATCGGTATCAGAATCCATCAATGTATTGCGTTGCTACAATATTCGGGATTTATTACGAATGA
- the LOC139945968 gene encoding extracellular tyrosine-protein kinase PKDCC-like has translation MSSTVTLCKHQTSPFVLGLYIVAVFVLTLLPLVVIIHTLDGLWLQHRDLLPKQRKITVPTNGIHWLNRRNSLIRQLKVPEETVVRSLQDGPLSCRDIEAVELKERLGRGVTKDVYRGVYRGESIAVKVVTSKVEDIKACMRRKNYHKFSDCFVHANYKLMKEVALSMQLDHPNVIKSLGMCTRSKTAMSKHGMIAIYEIGDKTANSVLKKLPWDTRLDMSIEIADLLDYLQRSPLGSLAVWDFKTRQFVIVKGKITLVDLDDLSAQELSCEKHTDCNIKVDTDYGRENIVPSDSGLVPCVNSTCYGLNAKFNVISAMRGLVGQALLSDPPPFIRYRLDNITMAASQGQLNASQLKGSLQQLIINQ, from the exons ATGAGTTCAACAGTGACACTTTGTAAACATCAGACGTCTCCGTTCGTACTGGGCCTTTACATCGTTGCAGTATTTGTGTTGACTCTTCTACCATTAGTTGTAATCATCCACACTTTGGACGGTTTATGGTTGCAGCACAGAGACTTATTGCCCAAACAACGGAAGATCACAGTGCCAACAAATGGGATCCACTGGTTGAACCGTAGGAACTCTCTCATCAGACAGCTCAAAGTTCCCGAAGAAACCGTAGTGAGGAGTCTTCAAGATGGGCCCCTGTCATGCCGAGATATAGAGGCTGTAGAACTAAAAGAGCGTCTTGGACGAGGGGTGACTAAAGATGTATACAGAGGTGTTTACAGAGGAGAGTCAATCGCCGTCAAGGTGGTCACTAGCAAAGTGGAGGACATCAAAGCATGCATGAGACGAAAGAACTACCACAAGTTCTCAGACTGTTTTGTACACGCCAACTACAAACTAATGAAAGAAGTGGCATTGTCCATGCAGCTCGATCATCCAAATGTTATCAAA AGCCTTGGAATGTGTACCAGGAGCAAAACGGCCATGTCTAAACATGGCATGATAGCGATATATGAGATTGGGGACAAGACTGCAAATAGCGTATTGAAGAAACTACCTTGGGACACACGATTAGAT ATGAGTATTGAGATTGCAGACCTCCTTGACTACTTACAAAGATCACCCCTTGGCTCTTTGGCTGTATGGGACTTTAAAACACGACAGTTTGTCATCGTAAAAGGCAAGATCACACTGGTTGATTTGGATGATTTATCGGCGCAGGAACTTTCATGTGAGAAGCATACAGATTGCAACATCAAGGTTGATACCGACTATGGGAGGGAAAATATCG TTCCCAGCGACTCTGGTCTGGTACCCTGTGTCAACTCTACATGTTATGGCCTGAATGCTAAATTCAACGTAATAAGTGCAATGAGGGGGCTTGTTGGACAGGCTTTACTCAGCGACCCGCCACCTTTCATAAGATATCGCCTGGATAATATAACAATGGCTGCTTCACAAGGACAGCTCAATGCAAGTCAGCTGAAGGGAAGTCTGCAACAATTGATAATTAATCAATGA